The following coding sequences are from one Sulfurimonas crateris window:
- a CDS encoding acyltransferase has translation MNQLTFLQKIRNKIRVYGRDNKIFLDKKNKIKISKTKIVIKGSNNTLHINSGVKINGSFIEIVGNNCRITIGKNSIIGDGCYLSAKDESIHLIIGDECMLSRNAKLMTSDGHPIYQNGEIINSAKDITLGDKVWIADDVTILKGVEVGANSVIGIGSVLTKSVPAGSIAVGNPAKVVKESISWTH, from the coding sequence ATGAATCAACTAACATTTTTACAAAAAATAAGAAATAAAATTAGAGTTTATGGCAGAGATAATAAAATTTTTCTTGATAAAAAAAATAAAATAAAAATCTCCAAAACAAAAATAGTCATCAAAGGCTCAAACAACACTCTGCATATAAACAGCGGCGTAAAGATAAACGGTTCTTTTATAGAGATCGTTGGGAACAACTGCCGAATCACCATAGGCAAAAACTCTATTATCGGAGACGGATGCTATCTAAGCGCAAAAGATGAAAGTATCCATTTAATAATTGGCGATGAGTGTATGTTAAGCAGAAACGCAAAGCTTATGACCTCAGACGGACATCCAATATATCAAAACGGAGAAATTATAAATAGTGCTAAAGATATTACACTTGGAGATAAGGTCTGGATAGCAGACGATGTTACAATATTAAAAGGTGTAGAGGTGGGAGCGAACTCCGTTATTGGAATAGGTTCAGTGCTCACAAAATCTGTTCCCGCCGGCTCCATCGCAGTCGGAAATCCTGCAAAAGTTGTAAAAGAAAGCATAAGCTGGACGCACTAG
- a CDS encoding glycosyltransferase family 9 protein: protein MNILVVRTDKLGDFITALPAMYVLKQHDPKNRIIACVAPLNKTLAQSCDFIDEVIVDDSGSLFELVSKLKKAKIDASITLFSNTRVAMAQFLARIPTRIAPATKIAQIFYTKRVVQRRSEVKMAEFEYNLELTKALFSSINLEYKKPLLEFEDAKKIYDVFCINNDIDKEVVAFHVGFGGSSDANFTLDEYEILIREVIKEGKYQVVLTFGPDEKELYEEMQNRLYDVNIVFYLSLEGLVYFAKLVSNFKLFVSTSTGTYHVASLVGTPTMTFFADNLFASSKRWKSVGDEGLQMHFSLPGDTEKRAKLIDEVKRELLEL, encoded by the coding sequence TTGAATATTCTCGTAGTCCGTACAGATAAACTAGGTGATTTTATAACTGCTCTTCCTGCTATGTATGTGTTAAAACAGCATGATCCAAAAAACAGGATTATTGCATGTGTTGCCCCGCTTAACAAAACCCTTGCCCAGTCTTGCGACTTTATAGATGAGGTGATAGTAGATGATAGCGGAAGTCTCTTTGAACTGGTTTCAAAACTAAAAAAGGCAAAGATAGACGCTTCCATAACTCTTTTTTCAAATACGCGCGTAGCAATGGCTCAGTTTTTGGCACGAATTCCAACGAGAATAGCACCTGCGACTAAAATCGCTCAGATCTTTTATACAAAGAGAGTAGTTCAGAGACGAAGTGAAGTGAAGATGGCAGAGTTTGAGTACAACTTAGAACTCACAAAGGCTCTTTTTAGCAGTATAAATCTAGAGTATAAAAAACCGCTTTTAGAGTTTGAGGATGCTAAGAAAATCTATGATGTTTTTTGTATAAATAATGACATAGATAAAGAGGTAGTGGCTTTTCATGTCGGTTTTGGCGGTTCAAGCGATGCAAACTTCACACTTGATGAGTATGAGATTTTAATCCGTGAAGTTATAAAAGAGGGCAAATATCAAGTCGTTCTTACGTTTGGACCTGATGAGAAAGAGCTTTATGAAGAGATGCAAAACAGGCTTTATGATGTAAATATAGTTTTTTATCTCTCGCTTGAAGGGCTTGTCTATTTTGCAAAACTTGTAAGTAATTTCAAGCTTTTTGTCTCTACTTCAACGGGTACGTATCATGTCGCTTCACTGGTAGGAACGCCGACAATGACCTTCTTCGCCGATAACCTCTTTGCAAGTTCTAAAAGATGGAAGAGTGTTGGGGATGAAGGGCTGCAAATGCACTTTAGTTTGCCGGGTGACACAGAGAAAAGGGCAAAGTTGATTGATGAGGTAAAGAGAGAACTGCTAGAGCTCTAG
- a CDS encoding diacylglycerol kinase, whose protein sequence is MRNQPKYNFFKNTNYALKGLLDLIKTESSFRIELVVFIVLIPVVIFVETTLSNKLLMFVSLMFMLIAEAVNSAIERVVDLVTLEHHEMAGRAKDVGSSIVFLSIFLFVIVWASVFLDLLF, encoded by the coding sequence TTGAGAAATCAGCCGAAATATAATTTTTTTAAAAACACTAATTATGCTCTTAAAGGGCTTTTGGATCTAATAAAGACAGAATCATCGTTTAGGATAGAGCTTGTAGTTTTTATAGTTTTAATTCCTGTAGTGATATTTGTTGAGACCACACTTTCAAATAAGTTGTTAATGTTTGTCTCTTTGATGTTTATGCTAATAGCAGAGGCGGTAAACAGTGCGATAGAGAGAGTTGTGGATCTGGTGACACTTGAACACCATGAGATGGCTGGCAGGGCAAAAGATGTAGGAAGCTCTATAGTTTTTTTGAGCATTTTTTTATTTGTCATTGTCTGGGCAAGTGTTTTTCTTGATCTACTGTTTTAA